In Mastacembelus armatus chromosome 22, fMasArm1.2, whole genome shotgun sequence, a genomic segment contains:
- the akt1 gene encoding RAC-alpha serine/threonine-protein kinase has protein sequence MTNVVIVKEGWLHKRGEYIKTWRPRYFLLKSDGTFIGYKERPQDVDQLETPLNNFSVAQCQLMKTERPRPNTFIIRCLQWTTVIERTFHVETPEEREEWTKAIQTVADGLQKQEEEMMDSSPDPMDMEVYLTKPRHKVTMHDFEYLKLLGKGTFGKVILVKEKATGRYYAMKILKKEVIVAKDEVAHTLTENRVLQNSKHPFLTGLKYSFQTHDRLCFVMEYANGGELFFHLSRDRVFSEERARFYGAEIVSALDYLHAERNVVYRDLKLENLMLDKDGHIKITDFGLCKEGIKDGATMKTFCGTPEYLAPEVLEDNDYGRAVDWWGLGVVMYEMMCGRLPFYNQDHEKLFELILMEDIRFPRTLGLEARSLLSGLLKKDPMQRLGGGPDDAKEIMQHKFFAGIEWQDVYEKKLVPPFKPQVTSETDTRYFDEEFTAQTITITPPGQDDSMESFDSERRPHFPQFSYSASGTT, from the exons ATGACCAATGTGGTGATTGTCAAGGAGGGATGGCTGCATAAAAGAG GAGAATACATAAAGACCTGGAGGCCGAGGTATTTTCTCCTGAAGAGTGATGGTACATTCATTGGCTACAAAGAGCGACCACAAGATGTTGACCAGCTGGAAACCCCCTTAAATAACTTCTCCGTAGCAC AGTGCCAGCTGATGAAGACGGAACGGCCCAGGCCTAACACATTTATCATCCGCTGCCTGCAGTGGACCACTGTCATCGAGCGGACCTTTCACGTGGAGACCCCCGAGGAGAG GGAAGAATGGACTAAAGCCATCCAGACAGTGGCTGATGGCCTgcagaaacaggaggaggagatgatggACTCCTCTCCAGACCCCATGGACATGGAGGTCTATCTGACCAAACCCAGACACAAAGTG ACTATGCATGACTTTGAATACCTCAAACTCCTGGGAAAAGGCACTTTTGGCAAAGTTATTCTGGTAAAGGAGAAGGCCACAGGACGCTACTATGCCATGAAAATCCTTAAGAAGGAGGTGATTGTAGCAAAG gatgaagtggcacacacactcacagagaaCAGAGTCCTCCAGAATTCAAAGCATCCATTCTTGACA ggaCTGAAATACTCTTTCCAGACACATGACCGCCTGTGCTTTGTCATGGAGTATGCAAACGGTGGTGAG CTTTTCTTCCATCTGTCAAGGGACCGAGTATTCTCAGAGGAGCGGGCACGGTTCTATGGTGCAGAGATAGTGTCAGCGCTGGACTACCTGCATGCTGAAAGGAACGTGGTCTATCGAGATCTAAAG CTGGAAAACCTCATGCTGGATAAAGACGGACACATAAAAATCACAGATTTTGGTCTGTGTAAGGAGGGGATCAAAGATGGCGCCACCATGAAAACTTTCTGTGGGACGCCAGAGTACCTAGCTCCTGag GTACTAGAGGACAATGACTATGGTCGTGCTGTGGACTGGTGGGGTCTCGGGGTGGTGATGTACGAGATGATGTGTGGCCGACTGCCTTTCTACAACCAAGACCACGAGAAACTGTTTGAGCTCATCCTCATGGAAGACATTCGCTTCCCTAGAACACTCGGTCTTGAGGCACGCTCGCTGCTCTCTGGTCTTCTCAAGAAAGACCCGATGCAGAG GTTAGGTGGAGGGCCTGATGATGCGAAGGAAATCATGCAGCACAAGTTCTTTGCAGGAATCGAATGGCAAGATGTTTATGAGAAAAAG CTGGTCCCGCCGTTTAAACCCCAAGTTACCTCGGAGACGGACACCCGATATTTTGACGAGGAGTTCACAGCGCAGACCATCACTATTACACCACCCGGGCAAG ATGACAGTATGGAGTCCTTTGACAGCGAGCGGAGACCCCACTTCCCCCAGTTTTCCTACTCTGCTAGTGGGACTACCTAA